The window GGTCGGCGGTCACTGCTCCCGTAACCTCGGCATAGGTTTCCAGCACCGAGTCCACGAGCCGCGCCGTGCTCAGGACGCCCGACATGTCCAGCGCCGTGATGATCTCCCGTGGGTCCAGGCTGGGGTTGGCACAGGCACGGTACAGGGCGTGGTTGACCAGCACGGTGCCGGGACGGGCGCCGCCGGCAGGCAGCCATGCCTCGGGCAGGCGCGGCATCAGGCGGGCGGCAAAGTTCAGGATGTCGGCACGGTTGCGCCGCAGTTCGCCCAGCAGGCCACCCACCGAATGCACGCCCACATAGTGCAGCAGCGTGGCGATGCGCTGGGGCCGTTCGGGGTCCGGCCAGCGGGTGAGCAGCGGAACGCCCAGCGCGGCCGCCACCGCCTCGTCCAGGTCGCGTACCGGCGAGACCCCCAGCAGATGGTGGATGCTCTGGGCATCGATAAACACGCTGTCGGGCTCACTGCGCACGCGCTCGGGCAGGGTCGCGGCGTAGTCGCGAGACAGGCGGTGCAGGCTCATGAATTCCTCGTCGGCAATTTCCAGCAGGCCGGCCAGCCGGTAAAAACGGCGCTGCACTTCCCGGGGGACCGCCTCACGGCTCTTGTAGCCCAGGTCATGCTCGATCTCGGCCCAGGCATGCTGCAGAATCGAGCGAATCTGGATTTCGTAGTGCTGGGGCGGATCGTGGACGTGCCCGGCGAAGCTGGGGACCTCCGGGGGCACCTTCACCACGTAGTGCACGCCCATGTACCCGAAGCGGTCGGGGTCGTGCATCATGCTCTTGTCGACCGAGTGGTCCCAGTTGATCTCGTGGTGTTCTTCCAGCAGCCGTGACACGGCCGCCACGTCCGATTCAAAGTACGTGATCACGCGCACGGCAACCAGATCGGTCACGTCCTGCAGCGTACGGTAGCGGCCGGGTTTGCGCCGCAGCTTGTCGGCCAGACTGGCGGGTTTTTTCAGGCGGCCCGTGATGTGGTGGATCTTGAGGCCGGCCTCGGCGGTCAGCCGGGTGGTGTGGGCCAGGGCAGCGTCACGCAGGGCCGCGTACTCCGGCTCGCGCGCCTCGTAAGCGGAAACGAGGGGATCAGTCATGGATGGAGGCAGCATACGCCCGGCGGCGTGCAGGCGTGCTACATCTTGCGGTATGCGTTCTGGCCGTGTCCGCCTCGCCCTCGCCGTGCTGTGTGCCGCTGGTCTGGTCCGCGCCGCCCCGCCCGCCACGCCGGACGTGTTCGTCGCCTACCCCGCACCCGGCCAGCAGGTTGCCCATGACCATGTGATCCTGGAAGGCAGCGTGACTCCCGGCGCGTCCCTGACGGTAAACGGGCGCGGCGTGAAGGTGGGCCCGGACGGTCTGTTCATGGAGTGGTGGCCGCTGAATCCCGGTGCCAATGACCTGCGGCTTATTGCCCGCGCCGCCGGGAAGTCGGGGGCGGCCACTGTGCGGGTGGTCCGCACGGTGACGCGGGCTTTACCGGCCCTTCCCACCGCCATCCAGCGCGAGGGCCTGTTGCCCGGTGAGGGGCGCGAATGGTGGGACCCTGCCGGGGACTCGCCCGCCGAGCGCCGCGTGGATCTGGGCTTTCAGGGATCTCCGGGGGGCCGCGCCACCTACCGCATCGGCGCCGGTTCCCCCCTGACCATGCGTGAGGGACCGGCCGGAACCTACCGCGCTGTGGCGGTGGTTTCTCCTGCCGATGCGCTGCAGAACGCGGCGGTGACCTTCAGCCTGACCGGGCGCGACGGCAAGACCGTGGGCGCCGTGGCCCCCGGACGCCTGAGCGTGGGCGGCGGCCCGCGCGTGGCCACGCAGAAGATGGGCAGCGTGCCGGGTCAGGCCCTGAACCCGTCCAGCGTGCGGGTCACGACCCTGGACGGCGCTCCACTGCTCTACCCGCGCGACGGCATGGCCTTCACGCTGGTGGGCCGTGTCGGTGAGGACGTGCGCGCTCGGCTGGCCCCCGGCGTGGGCGCCCTGATCACGGCGGAGCAGCTGACCATGTTGCCGGGAAGCGTGACACCTGGAAGCGTGGCGCCGGTGGCGGGCGGGGTGATCACGCTGAACGGCGTGGCCCCGACGGGCTCTGGTGGCTCTGCGTCAGTGCCTGCCGATCCGGGCGCGGTGGCAACCCTCCCGGCCGAGCCGCCCGCTTCATCGCCCGCCGGGTCCGCTCCCCAGGGTGAACTGCGCGTGCGCCTGCCCCTGGACGGAGCACGGCTGCCCTTCGGGCTGGTGCAGGAACAGGAGGGAAGGCGGCTGACCCTCACGTTGTACGGCCCGCTGGCCCAGCCGCTGGACGTGCCGGCAAGCAGCGATCCGTTGCTGGAAAGTGTGGAGGTGCGGCCCGTGGGCCTGGGAATCACGCGCGTGGTGCTGAACCTGACGGCAGCGCAGGCCTGGGGTTTCCGTGCGGGCTATGACGGCCCCGACCTGCTGCTGACGGTGCGCCGTCCACCCGCCCTGAATCCGGCCCGCCCGCTGGAGGGCCGCACCATAACCCTGGACCCTGGACATGGGGGTACCCAGAACGGCGGGGCCGGCAGCCTGCGCGTGCCCGAGAAGAATCTGGTCCTGCCCATCGCGCTGCGGACCGCCGAGCTGCTGCGGGCGCAGGGAGCCACGGTGAACCTGACCCGCACCGGGGACGTGACCCTGGGCCTGTACGAGCGCGGCCAGAGCGCCGAGAACAGCCGGTCGGACCTGCTGGTGTCCATTCACGCCAACGCCCTGCCCGACGGCCGGGACCCACGCGGAATCCGGGGGCCGGAGGTGTACTTCACTCACCCGCAGGCGGCGGCGCTGGCCGGAACCATCCTGGGCCAGCTGCGCGCCCGCCTGCCCGAGCTGGGACCGGGAGCGGGCCTCAAGGCCGGCGCTGACCTGGCCCTGACCCGCCCGAGCGGCCAGATCAGCGTGCTTGTAGAAACGGCCTACCTGACCGACGCGGGCAACCTGCGGACCCTGCACAGCGCGGCAGGCCGTGAGCGTTTTGCGGCGGCCATCGCGGCCGGGATCGCGGACTTCTATGCGGCGCAGGCGGCGGGTCAGGTGGGAGCGGCATTGCGGGAGCCTTAGCGCTTCAGACACGCGTCAAGCAGGGTCGTTAAGCTACGGAACATGAATCCACGTGTTCTGCTCGTGTCTGTCCTGATGACCCTGCCCGTCCTGGCCACCGCGCAGGACACCTCGCTGCCCGAGATTCCGCTCATGACGGCGCCGCTGCCGTCCCCACCCGCCTCGGAGCCGCCGGTGTCCACCACTGCGCCCTCCGTGCCCACGCCCGCCGCCGTCGCCCTGCCCGAGGTCAGCGCCAACCTGTTCGTGCCGCGCACCGTGACCGGACCGGTGGGCCTGACCTTCACGGTCCGCAACAGCAGCGCATCGGCGATCACCTTCAGAGTGCGGCGCGACAACGATCAGAACTGCGTGACCGCCCCGCAGGTGCGCGTGCTGCAGGTGGGGACCCGGGAGGTGATCTATCCGGTGTCGGGCGCCGCGCCGAAGCTGTGTGCGCAGGATCTGGAGACCAAGACCGCGCCTGCCCGGGGCAACGTCACCTTTACCCGCACGCTGGACCTGCCAGCGGGCGACTACATGGTGGAGAGCTGGTTGACCGGCTTTGCCAATGATCTGCTCGTCAAGGTGCCCGCCACACCGGTGCGGATCACAGTTAAGTAACGACGCTTTTGCCACCGCCGGAGGAGAGGATTCCGGCGGTTTTCTATGCTGTCCACGCTGCCGGCATAAGTATAAAGCGTGATCTCCTCGCCTTCCGGGGTCGGCAGATTCGTGGTGTTACCCCACCCATGCCTCTCTGCTGGGCTGGGACAGACCGTTCAAGGAGGCGTGGGGAACCGCAACCGCCGTGATTGCCCGCCATGACGACCAAGAGGACAACTTGGTGATGGTGCGGCATGGCACGGGCCGAACAGATGAAGAGATCATCAATGCCACAGCGGTTGGGGAGCGATATTTCCGGACCACGCTGACGCGCTAGCCTCGCCTGCATGAGTCCAGACCGCCCCGTTTCTTCTGACCCCGCCGCCTCCCGTCCCGTCACCCTGATCACCGGAGCGGCGGGGGGGATTGGCAGCGCCCTGGCCCGCACGCTGGCCGCGACCCATGACCTGATCCTGAGCGGACGCGGCGGGGAGAAGCTCGATGCCCTGTGCGCCGAGGTCGGAGGCCGCCCGCTGACGCTGGACCTGACCCGCCCCGAGACCTTCGCGGACGCGCTGGCGGGGCTGGACCGCGTGACCAACGTCGTCCACAACGCCGGGGTGGTGGACCTGGGCGCGGTGGGGGAGCAGGCCCATGCGGTCTGGACCCACACCCTGGCCGTCAACACGGTCGCGCCCGCCGAGCTGACCCGGCTGCTGCTGCCCACGCTGCGGCAGGAACGCGGCACGCTGGTCTTCGTGAACAGCGGCGCGGGCCTGCGGGCAAATGCCGGCTGGGGCAGTTACGCCGCGAGCAAGTTTGCGCTGCGGGCGCTGGCCGATGTTCTGCGCGAGGAGGAGGCCGGGAATGGCGTGCGCGTGACCTCGGTGTATCCGGGCCGCACCGCAACCGAGATGCAGCGCAAGGTGCGCGGTCAGGAGGGAGCCGAGTACACGCCCGGAGCGTTTATTGACCCGCAGACCGTGGCCGCCACCATCGCCTTCGTGTTGAATGCTCCGCGCGACGCCACGCTGACCGATGTCAGCGTTCGTCCGGGTCCCCCGGCATGAGCGGGCGCGGCGACCCCCGCGCGTACGACGCCGTCGTCGTGGGGGCGGGTCCGGCTGGACTCACGGCAGCCCTGACGCTGGGCGGCGCAGAGCGGCGCGTGCTGCTGCTCGACGGCGGCCCGCCGCGCAATGCCCGTGCGGCGGCGGCCCACAACGTCTTTACCCGCGACGGCTGCGCGCCCACGGACCTCAAGACCCTGGGCCTGCGCGACCTGCGTCCCTACGACGTGACGGTGGTGCACTCCCCGGCCCGTGAGGCCCGCGTGCTGGGGGAGGACGGGGGCGCACACGCCTTCGCCCTGCGGTATGACGGGGCGGGCGGCTGGGTGCGGGCGCGGCGGCTGCTGTTTGCCAGCGGTGTGCGCGACGTGTTGCCGCATATTCCGGGCCTGCGCGAACGCTGGGGCGTGAGCGTTCACCACTGTCCGTACTGCGACGGCTGGCCCAACCGGGACGCTCGTCTGGGCGTGCTTGGTCGCCATCAGGGGGGGCATCACCTGGCCCTGAACGTGCGGGCCTGGGCTGAGGACGTGGCCCTGCTCACGAACGGCCCCGATGAACTGACCGACGAACAGCGCCGCGATCTCGTGCGGGTTGGCGTGCCGCTGCATACCGGGTCCATCGCGCGCGTCAGCGGCGAGGAAGGCGTGACGGTTCATTTCCGGGGTGGCCGCACATTGGATCTGGACGCCGTGTTCCTGAATCCTGGCCAGGTTCAGAACAGCGGGCTGCCCGCCGCTCTGAGCTGTGAGCTGAACGCGGGGGGGCGCGTGGTGGTCAACGAACACGGCATGACCTCGGTGGCCGGGATCTGGGCCGCCGGGGACATGACCGGCGCGCCGCAGTACGTGACGAGCGCCGCCGCCAGCGGCATGACCGCCGCCGTGAGCCTGAACACCACCCTGATCCACGAGGACGTGCGGGCGCGCGGCGCGGCCTTCCACAAATCGCCCGATGAGGCCCCACAGGCGGGAGGCAGCTGAAAGCGGTCCTCTTCGATCTGGACGGCACCCTGCACGACCGCAACGCCACTGCCCAGCAGTGGCTGCGGGAGCATACGGCCCGTTTCGATCTGCCCGCCGGTTACGCCGCCCGCTTTCTGGAACTGGATGACTTCGGGTACCGGCCCAAGCGGGAGGTGCTGCCCCGGCTGGTGCAGGAGTTCAAGTTGCCGCACCGGGCAGAGGCTCTGCTGGACGACTTCTCGGCCACCTTTCTGGGCGCTCCGGTCGTCATGCCCCACGCCCATGATGTCCTGCGGGAGCTGAGGTCCCGGGGAGTGCGGACCGGGGTCGTCACGAACGGCTGGGTGGCGGCGCAGACCGCGTGCCTGGAAGGCTGTGGGCTGACCCCTCTGGTGGAGGATGTGGTGATCAGCCGCGGTGTGGGTCTGAGCAAGCCGGACCCGGCCATCTACCACCTTGCCCTGGCCCGCCTCGGAGTGACGGCCGACGAAGCGTGGTTCGTGGGGGACTCGCCCCGCAACGACGTGTGGGGAGCACAGGCTGTGGGGCTGCGGGCCGCGTACCTGCCCACCGGACATTCACTGACCGGCGAGACGCCGGACGCGCTGCTGGAGGATCTGCGCGGAGTGCTGAACCTGACGTGACCGCCCGGCCCCCGGTGGGAGTCCCGTTTCGGTTGCTACCATTCCTCCGTGTCTTCGGTTCTTCCTGACCTTCCCATCGCCGCCGTCCTTCCGGAGGTGAAGGCGGCGCTGGCGGCCCACCCACTCGTGGTGGTCCAGGCTCCTCCAGGCGCGGGCAAGAGTACGGCCCTGCCCCTGGCCCTGCTGAACGAGGGCTGGCTGGCGGGGCAGAGCGTGGTCATGCTGCAGCCCCGGCGGGTGGCGGCGCGCGCGGTGGCGGCGCGGCTGGCCGAGGGGC of the Deinococcus aerophilus genome contains:
- a CDS encoding GTP pyrophosphokinase; the encoded protein is MTDPLVSAYEAREPEYAALRDAALAHTTRLTAEAGLKIHHITGRLKKPASLADKLRRKPGRYRTLQDVTDLVAVRVITYFESDVAAVSRLLEEHHEINWDHSVDKSMMHDPDRFGYMGVHYVVKVPPEVPSFAGHVHDPPQHYEIQIRSILQHAWAEIEHDLGYKSREAVPREVQRRFYRLAGLLEIADEEFMSLHRLSRDYAATLPERVRSEPDSVFIDAQSIHHLLGVSPVRDLDEAVAAALGVPLLTRWPDPERPQRIATLLHYVGVHSVGGLLGELRRNRADILNFAARLMPRLPEAWLPAGGARPGTVLVNHALYRACANPSLDPREIITALDMSGVLSTARLVDSVLETYAEVTGAVTADPRHS
- a CDS encoding N-acetylmuramoyl-L-alanine amidase, coding for MRSGRVRLALAVLCAAGLVRAAPPATPDVFVAYPAPGQQVAHDHVILEGSVTPGASLTVNGRGVKVGPDGLFMEWWPLNPGANDLRLIARAAGKSGAATVRVVRTVTRALPALPTAIQREGLLPGEGREWWDPAGDSPAERRVDLGFQGSPGGRATYRIGAGSPLTMREGPAGTYRAVAVVSPADALQNAAVTFSLTGRDGKTVGAVAPGRLSVGGGPRVATQKMGSVPGQALNPSSVRVTTLDGAPLLYPRDGMAFTLVGRVGEDVRARLAPGVGALITAEQLTMLPGSVTPGSVAPVAGGVITLNGVAPTGSGGSASVPADPGAVATLPAEPPASSPAGSAPQGELRVRLPLDGARLPFGLVQEQEGRRLTLTLYGPLAQPLDVPASSDPLLESVEVRPVGLGITRVVLNLTAAQAWGFRAGYDGPDLLLTVRRPPALNPARPLEGRTITLDPGHGGTQNGGAGSLRVPEKNLVLPIALRTAELLRAQGATVNLTRTGDVTLGLYERGQSAENSRSDLLVSIHANALPDGRDPRGIRGPEVYFTHPQAAALAGTILGQLRARLPELGPGAGLKAGADLALTRPSGQISVLVETAYLTDAGNLRTLHSAAGRERFAAAIAAGIADFYAAQAAGQVGAALREP
- a CDS encoding SDR family oxidoreductase; translation: MSPDRPVSSDPAASRPVTLITGAAGGIGSALARTLAATHDLILSGRGGEKLDALCAEVGGRPLTLDLTRPETFADALAGLDRVTNVVHNAGVVDLGAVGEQAHAVWTHTLAVNTVAPAELTRLLLPTLRQERGTLVFVNSGAGLRANAGWGSYAASKFALRALADVLREEEAGNGVRVTSVYPGRTATEMQRKVRGQEGAEYTPGAFIDPQTVAATIAFVLNAPRDATLTDVSVRPGPPA
- a CDS encoding NAD(P)/FAD-dependent oxidoreductase → MSGRGDPRAYDAVVVGAGPAGLTAALTLGGAERRVLLLDGGPPRNARAAAAHNVFTRDGCAPTDLKTLGLRDLRPYDVTVVHSPAREARVLGEDGGAHAFALRYDGAGGWVRARRLLFASGVRDVLPHIPGLRERWGVSVHHCPYCDGWPNRDARLGVLGRHQGGHHLALNVRAWAEDVALLTNGPDELTDEQRRDLVRVGVPLHTGSIARVSGEEGVTVHFRGGRTLDLDAVFLNPGQVQNSGLPAALSCELNAGGRVVVNEHGMTSVAGIWAAGDMTGAPQYVTSAAASGMTAAVSLNTTLIHEDVRARGAAFHKSPDEAPQAGGS
- a CDS encoding HAD family hydrolase, producing the protein MKAVLFDLDGTLHDRNATAQQWLREHTARFDLPAGYAARFLELDDFGYRPKREVLPRLVQEFKLPHRAEALLDDFSATFLGAPVVMPHAHDVLRELRSRGVRTGVVTNGWVAAQTACLEGCGLTPLVEDVVISRGVGLSKPDPAIYHLALARLGVTADEAWFVGDSPRNDVWGAQAVGLRAAYLPTGHSLTGETPDALLEDLRGVLNLT